The genomic window CCGACAGGGGGCCCAGGGTGACCACCTCGATCGTGACCCCGGGATCACGGGACTTCACGTCCAGAGCCACCCCCAGGGCGCAGGTGTCGTCCGGATTCAGGATCAGTCCCCGGGATCCGGCCGTGAAGCGTTCCGGGTCAGGCACAAACTTGACGGCGCAGATGAGGTTCATGGGCATCGGTTGTCAGGTCTCGCATCCATGCTTACTGCTGGTATTTTTCCCCGTCTGCCTGGGGAAAGATGGTCCCGAAATTCATGATGCCGTTGGGGTCAAAGCTTTGTTTGAGTTTCTCCAGCATGTAATAGGCAGAGCCGTGTTCCTCTCTGGTCCATTCGTTTCTGAATTTCCCGATCCCGTGGTGATGGCACATGGAGCCCCCGAACCTGAGGGTCTCCTCAACAATGATCCGCTGCAGCGGGTGGTGGTAGACCCGCATCTCGTCTTCCGGGGTGCAATGGATGCGGTAGTTATAGACAAAGTACATGTTGGTGCCGTTGATATAGCTGTGGGAGGAGTGACCCCCCAGCATGGTCAGGTCATGGGCCCGGGGGTATTCCTCCCGGATCCGCTGCATCACGCGGTTGTAGATCTTGGGGATGGTTTCCCAGTCAGCGGAAATCTCCGTGGTGAACCCGGAATGGGCATCATTTTCCTTCATTCCCTCCATTTCATCGTCAATGTCTTTCTGGGACCAGTTCAGGTGGTTGAACCAGTCTTCAATCAGCGTTGAATCCACAGGTTCGATGATGCCGTCTTTATATTTTTCCACAGCCGCTTCAATGGCATCGCAGGTCGCATCCACAATGCCTTTGGGGCCTTCGCTCATGAAAAGAAGCACGCATCTGTTTTTATGGAAATGATAAAAGTGCTGGGCCGCATCCTCTTCTGAATACGCCCGGGCCACGGACGGCCGGAACCCGTTGACCATCACCTCCCGCAATACCTGAATGCCGGTTTCCATATCCTTGATCAGATACCCGTGAAACCGGTTGTTTTCCGGATAGAACCGGAACAGCTTCACTGTCACTTCCGTGATGTAGCAGAGGGTGCCCTCGTTGCCGATGGCAATATGCCGGATATCCGGTCCGCCGGACCGCCGGGCCACGTTCTTGATCCGGGCAATGTGGCCGTCCGGAAACACGCACTCGAGTCCCACCACCATGTCTTCGATCCCCCCGTACAGGGTGGAGAACTGCCCGATGCTCCGGGTGGACACCAGCCCGCCCAGCTTTGCCACGGGTTTGGACTGGGGGGAGTGCCCCGTGGTCAGTCCTTTTTCCCGGGCCGCATCCTCCAGCACCTGGAGGGGAACGCCTGCCTGGGCCGTGGCCTGCATGTTATAAGCATCGACATTCAGTATCTTGTCCAGATTCAGCGCATCGATGACCACGGTGTTTTCCTTCCAGTTTTCCAGTCCTCCTTCCGTGGCCGTTTTTCCGGCCCGGGGGATGACGTTGACCCCGTGCTGGTTGCAAAAGGACAGCACCCGGCTGACTTCTTCGGCCGTTTTCGGGTACACAATGGCCGCGGGCATGGGCACATCCAGGACCCGCCGGACCTTGGCGTATTTTTTGTACCGGTCTGCCGAGGCATCATACAGGTCTTCACTGTCTGTATTTACCTGGGAGGGCGAAAGCATTTCGCCTAACGTTTGAATGATCTGTTCTTTGTCCACAAGCGGACCTCCTGAGTCTGAATGGTGTGGGACAGAATCGTATGATCCTGCCTGTTTTATGGTGTATGAGGGAATTCTAAAGGCATGGCGGCAATGTGTCAATAAAAAATGGAAATTTTTCCATTATAATGCCAAATAGTAATAAAAAATGGAAAATTTTCCATTGTCGCTGGGGCAAAAGCATGCTACAGTCTGCGATTGTTTAACGGAAACGGGATGAATAAAGATGATTAATCTGGACGTAAGCACATTGAACCCGCTGGAAAAAAAGATCCACAAACAGATGATCCGGCACAGCCGGACCATGCCCGGGATAAGGATCAACCAGGCGGCTGAACTGTGTCAGTGCTCCGGGTCCAAAATATCCAAGTTTGTCAAGAAACTGGGGTTCAGCAGCTACCGGCAGTACCTGGATTTTCTGTATGGAAGAAAAATCCCTCCCGCCGCGGGATCGGATGAGCTGGGCCGGGTTAAGTCCTTTATCGACACCTTTGACAACGGCATGGTCGATGACCTGCTGACCCTGATTGACGGGCACGGCAAAATCATCTTTTTCGGATACGGCCCTTCGCTGCTCTGCGCCCGGTATTTTGAGTACCGGTTCCACAACTGCTCGGACAAGCCTGCCATGGCCGTCTCTGACGAGGTGACCCTGAACAACCTGGTGGATGACACCACCCTGCTGCTGATCCTCACGGAAACGGGCCGTTTTAAATCCTTTCAGCCGGTCTATGAAGGGGCAAAACGCAACGGCGCCACCGTGGTCATTCTTGTTGAGGAATACAACACGGAGCTGTTCAACCAGTGCGACAACATCTTCTGGCTCTCCCGCACGGCCCAGCCGGCACATCTCAAGCCCTACGAAAAATCACGCACGCTTTTTTTTATTTTTCTGGAAGAAATCATTCAGCGCCTGC from Desulfotignum phosphitoxidans DSM 13687 includes these protein-coding regions:
- a CDS encoding FAD-binding oxidoreductase; amino-acid sequence: MDKEQIIQTLGEMLSPSQVNTDSEDLYDASADRYKKYAKVRRVLDVPMPAAIVYPKTAEEVSRVLSFCNQHGVNVIPRAGKTATEGGLENWKENTVVIDALNLDKILNVDAYNMQATAQAGVPLQVLEDAAREKGLTTGHSPQSKPVAKLGGLVSTRSIGQFSTLYGGIEDMVVGLECVFPDGHIARIKNVARRSGGPDIRHIAIGNEGTLCYITEVTVKLFRFYPENNRFHGYLIKDMETGIQVLREVMVNGFRPSVARAYSEEDAAQHFYHFHKNRCVLLFMSEGPKGIVDATCDAIEAAVEKYKDGIIEPVDSTLIEDWFNHLNWSQKDIDDEMEGMKENDAHSGFTTEISADWETIPKIYNRVMQRIREEYPRAHDLTMLGGHSSHSYINGTNMYFVYNYRIHCTPEDEMRVYHHPLQRIIVEETLRFGGSMCHHHGIGKFRNEWTREEHGSAYYMLEKLKQSFDPNGIMNFGTIFPQADGEKYQQ
- a CDS encoding MurR/RpiR family transcriptional regulator; translation: MINLDVSTLNPLEKKIHKQMIRHSRTMPGIRINQAAELCQCSGSKISKFVKKLGFSSYRQYLDFLYGRKIPPAAGSDELGRVKSFIDTFDNGMVDDLLTLIDGHGKIIFFGYGPSLLCARYFEYRFHNCSDKPAMAVSDEVTLNNLVDDTTLLLILTETGRFKSFQPVYEGAKRNGATVVILVEEYNTELFNQCDNIFWLSRTAQPAHLKPYEKSRTLFFIFLEEIIQRLLLRK